One genomic segment of Panulirus ornatus isolate Po-2019 chromosome 3, ASM3632096v1, whole genome shotgun sequence includes these proteins:
- the LOC139761149 gene encoding uncharacterized protein isoform X2, which produces MACSCNTNTHLTMHRAVCGVACVALLLLLAAGVVVEAAPSALPDDGQTNLAIFRRSIYGSGPDRRSDTQCSNDAEKQYMCEMCAKETKSLQVYTLCCNGSDDAQTWCQSFLVYGINSV; this is translated from the exons ATGCATCGGGCGGTGTGTGGCGTGGCGTGCGTggcgctcctgctgctgctggcggcgggcgtggtggtggaggcggcgccCTCAGCATTACCTGACGACGGCCAGACCAACTTGGCCATATTCAGGAGGAGCATCTACGGCTCCGGCCCAGACCGGAGGTCCGACACCCAGTGTTCCAATGAT GCTGAGAAGCAGTACATGTGCGAGATGTGCGCCAAGGAGACGAAGTCCCTCCAGGTCTACACCCTCTGCTGCAATGGTTCGGACGACGCCCAGACATGGTGTCAAAGCTTCTTAGTTTACGGCATCAACAGCGTCTGA